One Jeotgalicoccus saudimassiliensis DNA window includes the following coding sequences:
- a CDS encoding alanine racemase has product MGGTFQIDEAQFIKQAEQFQLAGRTIAVVKNNAYNYGLEFAVKAFAISGIREFATTSVDDAVKIRQMCGPNADIILMNPTTDFKRARMFNLDVTLPSPGYYDTYKEELKGLNIHIEYAGLFNRSGLSDIDELGYILDDLKARNASLNFRGLWTHFGYSDAFDGIYETERANWLEFVRDVKALGVEPEMIHAQNSASYVRDGIFDGHSHVRLGIGLYGSKPYADLDDKDFIQSSVLSAPIIQFRELTAGMTLGYGAAFKADSDCRIAIVDIGYGDGVLRRRAGYECEIGGKFYPIVALMMSHMAVLVDDNVTADMNVYLYNKKLRIDKYTQLGVGANSEQLGALNYQSLGREIIYDV; this is encoded by the coding sequence ATGGGCGGAACATTTCAGATTGATGAGGCGCAGTTTATAAAGCAGGCAGAACAGTTTCAGCTCGCGGGCCGGACGATTGCCGTCGTTAAAAATAATGCGTACAACTACGGACTCGAGTTCGCAGTAAAGGCATTTGCCATTTCAGGCATCCGCGAATTTGCGACGACATCTGTCGATGATGCGGTTAAAATCAGGCAGATGTGCGGTCCGAATGCGGACATTATTTTAATGAACCCGACGACTGACTTTAAACGTGCGCGCATGTTTAATCTCGATGTGACCCTGCCCTCTCCCGGCTATTACGATACATATAAAGAAGAACTCAAAGGGCTTAATATTCATATCGAATACGCAGGACTGTTCAACCGCTCGGGACTGAGCGATATCGATGAGCTCGGGTATATTCTGGATGATCTGAAAGCTCGTAATGCATCGCTGAATTTCCGGGGACTATGGACGCATTTCGGCTACTCCGATGCGTTTGACGGCATTTATGAGACCGAGCGCGCGAACTGGCTGGAGTTTGTCCGGGACGTGAAGGCGCTCGGTGTCGAACCGGAAATGATTCACGCACAAAACAGCGCAAGCTACGTGAGGGACGGTATTTTTGACGGCCATTCACACGTCCGTCTTGGGATCGGCCTGTACGGCTCGAAACCGTATGCGGATCTTGACGATAAAGACTTTATCCAGTCGTCGGTGCTGTCGGCGCCGATTATTCAGTTCAGGGAACTGACTGCCGGCATGACACTCGGCTACGGTGCAGCATTTAAAGCCGACAGCGACTGCAGAATCGCCATTGTCGATATCGGATACGGCGACGGTGTACTCCGTCGCCGCGCCGGCTACGAATGCGAGATCGGCGGTAAATTTTATCCGATTGTCGCACTGATGATGAGTCATATGGCAGTACTGGTCGACGACAACGTGACAGCGGATATGAACGTGTATCTGTATAACAAAAAGCTCCGGATCGACAAATATACACAGCTTGGTGTCGGTGCCAACTCAGAACAGCTCGGCGCATTAAATTATCAATCATTGGGGAGAGAAATTATTTATGACGTTTAA
- a CDS encoding CvfB family protein has protein sequence MTKLSGTTQFLKVIKKEGSTYTLVSEDEKYIRMNASELEGDKDYDIDDDILVFIYPNRSGELFATPKLPSITATKFGYAEVSEVNRDGAYLDIGSPREILIPWIDLPRMKEVWPQVGDKVYATIRVEADDQMFGRLITETEVEEKFEPLNKEDYQTLGNKWLKGRPYRLLRVGTFILSDEGYKVFVHESEREQEPRLGQEVNFRVIGINDKGEVNGSFLEKAYKRMGTDGERILEYMQMHGDMMEFTDKSSPEDIKAAFNLSKGQFKRALGGLLKEGKIEFLNGATHLKK, from the coding sequence ATGACAAAACTTTCAGGTACTACACAATTTTTAAAAGTGATCAAAAAAGAAGGGTCCACTTACACACTCGTTTCAGAAGACGAAAAGTACATCCGCATGAACGCATCAGAACTTGAAGGGGACAAAGATTACGACATCGATGATGATATTTTAGTCTTTATTTACCCGAACCGTTCAGGTGAATTATTCGCCACACCGAAACTGCCGAGCATTACCGCGACGAAATTCGGCTACGCTGAAGTCAGCGAAGTCAACCGTGACGGTGCTTATCTCGACATCGGTTCACCCCGAGAAATTTTAATCCCGTGGATCGATCTGCCGCGCATGAAAGAAGTTTGGCCGCAGGTCGGCGACAAAGTTTACGCAACAATCCGCGTCGAAGCAGATGACCAGATGTTCGGACGTTTAATTACGGAAACAGAAGTGGAAGAGAAATTCGAACCGCTGAACAAAGAAGACTACCAGACACTCGGCAACAAATGGCTGAAAGGCCGCCCGTACCGTCTGCTCCGCGTCGGCACATTTATTTTGTCCGACGAAGGATACAAAGTCTTCGTCCATGAATCAGAACGCGAACAGGAACCCCGTCTCGGCCAGGAAGTAAACTTCCGTGTCATCGGCATTAACGACAAAGGCGAAGTCAACGGCTCGTTCCTCGAAAAAGCATACAAACGCATGGGCACAGACGGCGAACGCATCCTCGAATACATGCAGATGCACGGCGACATGATGGAATTCACAGACAAGAGTTCACCGGAAGACATCAAAGCCGCCTTCAACTTATCAAAAGGCCAGTTCAAACGCGCATTAGGCGGCCTGCTGAAAGAAGGCAAAATCGAATTCCTAAACGGCGCAACACACTTGAAGAAATAA
- the dapD gene encoding 2,3,4,5-tetrahydropyridine-2,6-dicarboxylate N-acetyltransferase: MEKFTAEEIIQYISDAEKATPLKIYINGNFEGVEFDASFKVFGTADSKTVFADARDWQQFYPSIEDKVTDIVIEQDRRNSAIPLMDLTNTKARIEPGAFIREHAVIGDGAVVMMGASINIGAIVGEGTMIDMNAVLGGRATTGKNVHVGAGAVLAGVIEPPSASPVMIEDDVLIGANAVILEGVTVGKGAIVAAGAIVTEDVPAGTVVAGTPARVIKQASEVTGSKKEIVQALRKLND; encoded by the coding sequence ATGGAAAAATTTACAGCAGAAGAGATCATTCAGTACATTTCAGATGCGGAGAAAGCGACACCGCTGAAAATTTATATTAACGGGAACTTTGAAGGCGTCGAATTCGATGCGTCATTTAAAGTATTCGGTACGGCGGATTCGAAAACAGTTTTCGCAGATGCACGCGACTGGCAGCAGTTTTATCCTTCTATAGAAGATAAAGTAACGGATATCGTCATCGAACAGGACCGCCGCAACTCGGCCATTCCTTTAATGGATTTAACGAATACGAAAGCGCGTATCGAGCCGGGTGCGTTCATCCGTGAACATGCAGTCATCGGTGACGGCGCGGTCGTAATGATGGGCGCATCCATTAACATCGGTGCGATTGTCGGCGAAGGCACGATGATCGACATGAACGCGGTGCTCGGCGGCCGTGCAACGACAGGTAAAAACGTCCACGTCGGTGCCGGTGCGGTACTTGCAGGTGTCATTGAACCGCCGAGTGCCTCTCCTGTTATGATTGAAGATGATGTATTAATCGGTGCGAATGCTGTAATTTTAGAAGGTGTCACTGTCGGTAAAGGTGCAATTGTCGCAGCAGGTGCCATCGTAACTGAAGACGTTCCGGCAGGTACAGTTGTCGCGGGCACACCGGCACGTGTCATTAAGCAGGCAAGCGAAGTGACAGGTTCGAAAAAAGAAATCGTACAGGCGTTAAGAAAGCTGAATGATTAA
- the pepF gene encoding oligoendopeptidase F — MSELQNRQDVDVNYTWDLDPLFNDDQTCEAAIDSVKEKIDSFESSYAGRLDDVATAVKAIDSYREILEQFVLIGTYSSLRLSGDRGDQAAQKLGALVGNAGTALSSKTSFLQSELLAKDESFLQDIAKEKEEYTGYIEDMLRNKPYQLDQKVEKALASFSSVFSGPYDLYQKTKLLDIDFGTFTANGEEYSLSYLAFEGGLESNPDKEVRRAAFKKFSESLRQYQHTTAGTYDIHLKQEKAEADLRGYDSVIDYLLHGQKVDRELYDRQIDVITEELAPHMRRYAKLLQKVHGLDKMRFEDLKIPLDPASEPEISVEESRKYILDALGIMGDDYTDMINRAYDERWIDFVVNKGKSTGAFCSSPYGSHPFILISWSSLMEEVFVLAHELGHAGHFYNANRAQNIFDTRPSMYFIEAPSTMNEMLMANHLLKNSEDPKFKRWVISSIISRTYYHNFVTHLLEAAYQREVYNRVDNYETVTAESLNEIKRGVIEKFWGDDVEITEGAELTWMRQPHYYMGLYPYTYSAGLTIATEMSQRILNEGQPAVDEWLEVLKTGGKQTPVELAKMAGIDVTTDAPLKNTIKYIGELVDELEQLTEEIDG; from the coding sequence ATGTCAGAGTTACAAAACAGACAGGATGTCGATGTGAATTACACATGGGACCTCGATCCTTTATTCAACGATGATCAGACATGTGAAGCAGCGATTGATTCTGTTAAGGAAAAAATCGATTCATTTGAATCGTCATATGCAGGCAGACTGGATGATGTTGCCACGGCTGTTAAAGCGATTGACAGCTACCGCGAAATTCTGGAACAGTTTGTCTTAATCGGTACATATTCGAGCCTTCGTCTGTCGGGCGACCGCGGTGATCAGGCGGCACAAAAACTGGGTGCACTTGTCGGCAATGCGGGCACGGCTTTAAGTTCAAAAACAAGCTTTTTACAAAGTGAATTATTAGCGAAAGATGAATCTTTCCTGCAGGATATTGCTAAAGAGAAAGAGGAATATACAGGGTATATCGAAGATATGCTCCGTAACAAACCGTATCAGCTGGATCAGAAAGTGGAAAAAGCACTTGCTTCATTCTCTTCTGTGTTCAGCGGTCCGTATGATTTATACCAGAAAACCAAACTGCTCGATATCGATTTCGGCACGTTTACCGCAAACGGCGAAGAGTATTCTTTATCGTATCTTGCATTTGAAGGCGGACTTGAGTCAAACCCTGACAAGGAAGTCCGCCGTGCGGCGTTCAAAAAATTCTCGGAGTCGCTCCGCCAGTATCAGCACACTACTGCTGGCACGTACGATATTCATTTAAAACAGGAGAAAGCGGAAGCCGATCTCCGCGGCTACGATTCCGTGATCGACTACCTGCTCCACGGCCAGAAAGTCGACCGTGAATTATACGACCGTCAAATCGACGTAATTACTGAAGAACTTGCGCCGCACATGAGACGTTACGCGAAGCTGCTTCAAAAAGTTCACGGACTCGATAAAATGCGCTTTGAAGATCTGAAGATTCCACTGGATCCTGCGAGCGAGCCGGAAATCAGCGTCGAAGAGTCGCGTAAATATATTCTCGATGCGCTTGGGATTATGGGTGACGATTACACGGATATGATTAACCGTGCATACGATGAGCGCTGGATTGACTTCGTTGTGAATAAAGGAAAATCTACAGGTGCATTCTGTTCAAGCCCGTACGGCTCCCACCCGTTCATTTTAATTTCGTGGTCTTCTTTAATGGAAGAAGTTTTTGTTCTTGCTCATGAACTTGGTCATGCGGGACATTTCTACAATGCGAACCGTGCGCAGAATATTTTTGATACGCGTCCGTCGATGTACTTTATCGAAGCGCCGAGTACGATGAACGAAATGCTGATGGCGAATCACCTGCTGAAAAATTCGGAAGATCCGAAGTTCAAGCGATGGGTTATCAGCTCAATTATTTCACGTACGTACTACCACAACTTTGTGACGCATCTGCTGGAAGCGGCATATCAGCGTGAAGTGTACAACCGTGTCGATAATTACGAGACGGTGACGGCGGAATCGCTGAACGAAATTAAGCGCGGCGTCATTGAGAAATTCTGGGGAGATGACGTTGAGATTACAGAAGGTGCGGAGCTCACATGGATGAGACAGCCCCACTATTACATGGGACTTTATCCGTATACGTATTCTGCGGGATTGACGATCGCGACGGAAATGTCGCAGCGCATTCTGAACGAAGGACAGCCGGCAGTCGACGAATGGCTCGAAGTCTTGAAAACAGGCGGCAAACAAACGCCGGTTGAATTGGCGAAAATGGCAGGCATCGATGTCACGACAGATGCACCACTTAAAAACACGATAAAATATATCGGCGAGCTCGTGGATGAACTAGAGCAGCTGACAGAAGAAATCGATGGTTAA
- the dapA gene encoding 4-hydroxy-tetrahydrodipicolinate synthase, translated as MSPIFEGVGVAMTTPFRNNTVDYDAFRSHIEYLIENNVQSIIVNGTTGESPTLSAEEIKELLRVGVETAAGRVPVIAGTGTNSTQQSIDLSVFAEETGADGVMLITPYYNKSNQRGLIAHFTAIADSINIPVILYNVPARTGMSIEPETVLELSRHKNITAMKDAVGDLNYTINVLNLIDSEFSLYSGNDDNLTDFTALGGKGLISVVGNVIPGEMQEVYERIKSGDATARQRFATLMPVINAVQIDVNPIPVKALTAELGFGNYELRLPLLPLEETTRQTIVDTFNEFKKGVRV; from the coding sequence ATGAGTCCGATTTTTGAAGGTGTCGGCGTGGCAATGACCACTCCGTTCAGAAACAATACAGTTGATTACGATGCGTTCAGAAGCCATATCGAATACCTTATTGAGAACAATGTACAGAGTATTATCGTCAACGGCACAACCGGCGAATCCCCTACTTTATCGGCGGAAGAAATTAAAGAACTGCTCCGGGTCGGTGTGGAAACTGCAGCAGGCCGCGTGCCTGTTATTGCAGGGACCGGCACCAACTCAACACAGCAGTCGATCGACCTGTCGGTCTTTGCGGAGGAAACAGGCGCTGACGGCGTAATGCTCATTACGCCCTACTACAACAAGAGCAACCAGCGCGGTTTAATTGCGCACTTCACAGCGATTGCCGACAGTATTAATATTCCGGTTATTTTATACAACGTGCCTGCACGTACCGGCATGTCGATTGAGCCTGAGACTGTACTTGAACTCAGCCGCCATAAAAATATAACGGCGATGAAAGATGCAGTGGGCGATTTAAACTATACAATCAATGTTTTAAACCTTATCGATTCTGAATTTTCACTCTACAGCGGCAACGACGACAACTTAACAGACTTTACCGCACTCGGCGGCAAAGGATTAATTTCAGTCGTCGGCAACGTCATCCCGGGTGAGATGCAGGAAGTATACGAAAGAATTAAATCAGGCGACGCGACAGCAAGACAGCGATTTGCCACTTTAATGCCGGTTATTAACGCCGTGCAGATCGATGTGAACCCGATCCCGGTTAAAGCATTAACGGCTGAACTCGGCTTCGGCAACTACGAACTCCGTCTGCCGCTCTTACCGCTCGAGGAAACGACAAGACAGACGATCGTCGATACGTTTAACGAATTCAAAAAAGGCGTGAGAGTATGA
- a CDS encoding aspartate-semialdehyde dehydrogenase, whose translation MKLAIVGATGVVGTKMIEMVEQYKIPFDELVLFSSKRSSGSELKVNGEVYTVQELTEDRTKDGFDYVIMSAGGSTSEKFAPLFEAQGSIVIDNSSFWRMHDDIDLIVPEINTPSLNRKIIANPNCSTIQSVIALKPLYDAFGVKRVNYTTYQSVSGSGAGGIRDLEEGAKGAEPTTYPKPIYNNVIPQIDVFLDDGYTKEEVKMINETKKILGDDAIDVTATCVRVPVISSHSVQMNVTLNKETTEEEVRNSFKDIPHIVLMDDPANGVYPTPFEATDENEIYVGRIRKDPTMDNTFHVWCVGDNILKGAAQNTVQILKALLENK comes from the coding sequence ATGAAACTCGCAATTGTCGGTGCAACAGGTGTCGTCGGTACAAAAATGATTGAAATGGTGGAACAGTATAAGATTCCATTTGATGAACTGGTACTCTTCTCTTCGAAACGCTCAAGCGGTTCAGAACTGAAAGTAAACGGTGAAGTGTACACGGTGCAGGAATTAACCGAAGACAGAACGAAAGACGGATTTGATTATGTAATTATGAGTGCCGGCGGTTCGACGAGTGAAAAGTTCGCCCCGCTCTTTGAGGCACAGGGTTCGATTGTTATCGACAATTCAAGTTTCTGGAGAATGCATGACGATATCGATTTAATCGTTCCGGAAATTAACACACCGTCGTTAAACCGTAAAATCATCGCCAACCCGAACTGCTCGACGATCCAGTCGGTCATCGCACTGAAGCCGTTATATGACGCATTCGGAGTAAAACGCGTGAACTATACGACGTATCAGTCGGTATCCGGTTCAGGCGCTGGCGGCATCAGAGACCTTGAGGAAGGTGCAAAAGGCGCTGAGCCGACGACGTATCCGAAGCCGATCTACAACAACGTCATTCCGCAGATCGACGTATTTTTAGACGACGGCTACACGAAAGAAGAAGTCAAAATGATTAACGAAACGAAAAAAATTCTCGGAGATGATGCAATCGACGTGACTGCGACGTGTGTCAGAGTCCCTGTGATTTCAAGCCACAGCGTACAGATGAACGTGACGCTTAATAAAGAAACGACGGAAGAGGAAGTCCGTAATTCATTTAAGGACATCCCCCACATCGTCTTAATGGATGACCCGGCAAACGGCGTTTATCCTACTCCGTTTGAAGCGACGGACGAGAACGAAATTTACGTCGGCCGTATCCGTAAGGATCCGACGATGGACAACACATTCCACGTATGGTGTGTCGGAGATAACATTCTTAAAGGTGCAGCGCAGAATACAGTGCAGATTTTAAAAGCATTACTCGAAAACAAATAA
- the dapB gene encoding 4-hydroxy-tetrahydrodipicolinate reductase: MRILLIGYGTMNQIVARLAAQAGHEIAGVISSGETDYPVFQNIDDADADVAIDFSNPERILPLLEQDFKTPLVVATTGQKEDIVAALKERSGSAPVFFSANMSYGVHVLNNLLKEALNQLADFDLEFVERHHNKKVDAPSGTLVKLLDTALESRDGSYPVYDRSQANHQRGTGEIGVSAIRGGTIVGEHEAIFAGLDEVIELKHIAQSKDIFANGAIKAAESLINKENGFYDYNNIF; the protein is encoded by the coding sequence ATGAGAATACTCCTAATCGGCTACGGGACGATGAATCAGATTGTCGCCCGTCTTGCAGCACAGGCCGGACACGAAATTGCAGGTGTAATCTCGTCCGGTGAGACTGACTACCCCGTATTTCAAAACATCGACGATGCAGATGCGGACGTTGCAATCGACTTCTCGAATCCCGAACGCATCCTGCCTTTACTCGAACAGGATTTCAAAACACCGCTCGTTGTCGCAACGACGGGACAAAAAGAAGACATTGTTGCCGCGCTTAAAGAGCGCTCGGGCTCGGCCCCGGTATTTTTCAGTGCCAATATGAGCTACGGTGTGCACGTGTTAAACAACCTGCTTAAAGAAGCACTTAACCAGCTCGCGGATTTTGATCTGGAATTCGTTGAACGCCACCACAACAAAAAAGTGGACGCACCGAGCGGTACGCTCGTTAAACTCCTTGATACGGCTTTAGAGTCGCGTGACGGCAGCTATCCGGTCTACGACCGGTCACAGGCCAATCATCAGCGCGGCACCGGCGAAATCGGTGTCAGCGCAATACGCGGCGGTACGATTGTCGGTGAGCACGAAGCGATTTTCGCGGGGCTCGATGAAGTAATAGAACTGAAGCACATTGCACAGTCGAAAGACATTTTCGCAAACGGTGCAATTAAGGCAGCAGAAAGTCTTATAAACAAAGAAAACGGATTTTACGACTATAACAACATATTTTAA
- a CDS encoding M20 metallopeptidase family protein: protein MSDVYHDELKFVTEHRRYLHRYPELSLEEFKTTEYIIDVLEQLGISYYKVLDTGVIAYLNGNSETTLGFRADIDALPVHEQNDVEYKSSVDNVMHACGHDGHTTALLLFAQRAKALFDKGELKHNCVFIFQPSEESNAGANLLINAWDNRPGLDAIFGVHLMPDEDEGLVLYRDDELTASATEYHFTVKGASAHVAQKHQGVSALETILKIASEVGNIQQFHLDGLNRNIIHMGQIHSGEAVNTVPANAGLSGTIRTYEASDLAVIKAQLTKIKEAAELLYGASVELHYTEGYPAVKNDGALRKTAETAITAAGLRGIEKDKPYLFGEDFSFYSNIAKTYFVFMGSRNTEKGFASSLHTDTFNFDERVLIKVADYYEALLNNY from the coding sequence ATGTCTGACGTTTATCATGATGAGCTTAAGTTCGTCACAGAACACCGGAGATATCTGCACCGGTATCCGGAATTAAGTCTCGAAGAATTTAAAACGACTGAATATATTATTGATGTTCTTGAACAACTCGGCATCTCGTATTATAAGGTGCTCGATACGGGTGTCATCGCATATCTTAACGGAAACAGCGAAACGACACTCGGCTTCCGGGCCGATATCGATGCACTGCCTGTGCATGAACAGAATGATGTGGAATATAAAAGCAGCGTGGATAACGTCATGCACGCATGCGGACACGACGGGCATACGACTGCCCTTCTTTTATTTGCACAGCGTGCGAAAGCACTTTTTGACAAAGGTGAACTGAAACACAACTGTGTATTCATTTTTCAGCCGAGCGAAGAATCGAATGCCGGTGCGAACCTGTTAATTAACGCATGGGACAACCGTCCCGGTTTAGATGCGATTTTCGGGGTGCATTTAATGCCCGATGAAGATGAAGGTCTCGTATTATACAGAGACGATGAACTGACGGCGAGCGCCACGGAATACCATTTTACAGTTAAAGGTGCGAGCGCACACGTCGCGCAGAAACATCAGGGCGTGTCGGCGCTTGAGACGATTTTAAAAATTGCATCGGAAGTCGGCAATATCCAGCAGTTCCATCTGGACGGCCTGAACCGGAACATTATTCATATGGGACAGATTCACAGCGGCGAAGCCGTTAACACAGTGCCTGCCAATGCTGGATTGAGCGGTACGATCCGCACGTATGAAGCGTCGGACCTTGCAGTGATTAAGGCGCAACTGACAAAAATAAAAGAAGCTGCGGAATTGCTGTACGGTGCGTCGGTGGAACTTCATTACACCGAAGGCTACCCTGCAGTAAAAAATGACGGTGCACTGCGTAAAACTGCAGAAACAGCGATTACGGCAGCAGGTTTACGGGGTATAGAAAAAGATAAACCCTACCTTTTCGGGGAAGATTTCAGCTTCTACAGCAATATCGCAAAAACGTATTTTGTATTTATGGGATCGCGCAACACTGAAAAAGGTTTTGCATCGAGCCTTCATACTGATACGTTCAACTTTGATGAGCGCGTGCTGATTAAAGTGGCGGATTATTACGAAGCATTGTTAAACAACTATTAA
- a CDS encoding ABC-F family ATP-binding cassette domain-containing protein, with amino-acid sequence MLQVSNVSLRFGDRKLFEDVNIKFTPGNCYGLIGANGAGKSTFLKVLTGEVDSEGHVTLGDDERMAFLRQDHFGYEDTRVLDVVLMGHEKLWSIMNEKNEIYMKPDFSDEDGIRAAELEGEYGEMGGWTAESDAETLLHGLGVPHELVDKTMAEIDNTAKVKVLLAQSLFGNPDVLLLDEPTNGLDIEAVQWLEEFLINFENTVIVVSHDRHFLNNVCTHIADLDFGKIQVYVGNYDFWYQSSQMALQMAQDQNKKKEEKIKELKDFVARFSANASKSKQATSRKKMLEKIELDDIKPSSRRYPFVGFTAEREIGNELITVRDLTHTIDGETVLDNLSFTLSPNDKVIVTGGSELQRTTLLRILAGEVTPDSGQVNWGVTTSQSYFPKDNSEFFEGVDLSLVEWLRQYAPPEEQTETFLRGFLGRMLFSGEEAKKKASVLSGGEKVRAMLSKMMLSQANVLILDEPTNHLDLESITAVNDGLKKFKGSILFTSHDLEFINTISNTVLDLSDNKALVKEIGYEDYLIEKGIIKK; translated from the coding sequence ATGCTGCAGGTAAGCAACGTGAGTCTGCGATTTGGAGACAGAAAATTATTTGAAGATGTAAATATTAAATTCACACCGGGGAACTGTTACGGTTTAATCGGTGCAAACGGTGCCGGGAAATCGACTTTCCTTAAAGTGCTGACAGGTGAAGTTGACTCGGAAGGCCACGTAACGCTTGGTGACGACGAGCGCATGGCGTTCCTGCGCCAGGACCACTTCGGCTACGAAGATACGCGCGTCCTTGACGTAGTGTTAATGGGCCACGAAAAACTATGGTCTATTATGAATGAAAAGAACGAAATCTACATGAAGCCGGATTTCTCCGACGAAGACGGCATCAGAGCGGCGGAACTTGAAGGCGAATACGGCGAAATGGGCGGCTGGACTGCTGAAAGTGACGCTGAAACACTTCTTCACGGTCTTGGCGTACCGCACGAATTAGTCGATAAAACGATGGCGGAAATCGACAACACTGCAAAAGTTAAAGTGCTTCTGGCACAAAGCCTGTTCGGTAATCCCGACGTACTTCTGCTGGATGAGCCGACAAACGGTCTCGACATTGAAGCGGTACAGTGGCTTGAAGAATTCCTGATCAACTTTGAAAACACAGTCATCGTCGTATCGCACGACAGACACTTCCTGAACAACGTATGTACGCACATTGCGGACCTCGACTTCGGTAAGATTCAGGTGTACGTGGGTAACTACGACTTCTGGTACCAGTCAAGCCAGATGGCATTACAGATGGCTCAGGACCAGAACAAGAAAAAAGAAGAAAAGATTAAAGAGCTTAAAGACTTCGTTGCACGTTTCAGTGCCAACGCTTCGAAATCAAAACAGGCAACGAGCCGTAAGAAGATGCTTGAAAAAATTGAACTGGATGACATCAAACCGTCATCACGCCGATATCCTTTCGTCGGCTTCACTGCCGAAAGAGAAATCGGTAACGAACTCATTACAGTAAGAGATCTTACTCATACAATTGACGGTGAAACTGTACTCGACAACCTGTCGTTCACTTTATCTCCAAATGATAAAGTTATCGTAACAGGCGGTTCTGAATTACAGCGCACTACCCTCCTCCGCATTCTTGCAGGAGAAGTGACACCGGACTCAGGTCAGGTTAACTGGGGTGTAACAACGTCACAGAGCTATTTCCCGAAAGATAACTCGGAGTTCTTTGAAGGCGTTGATTTAAGTCTTGTTGAATGGCTGCGCCAGTACGCCCCGCCTGAGGAACAGACTGAAACGTTCCTCCGAGGATTCCTCGGACGCATGCTGTTCAGCGGTGAAGAAGCGAAGAAGAAAGCAAGCGTATTATCCGGTGGAGAAAAAGTCCGTGCAATGCTGAGCAAGATGATGCTGTCACAGGCGAACGTGCTTATTTTGGATGAGCCGACGAACCACCTTGACTTAGAGAGTATTACTGCGGTAAACGACGGCCTTAAGAAATTCAAAGGGTCAATTCTTTTCACTTCACATGACCTTGAGTTCATTAATACAATTTCAAACACGGTGCTTGATTTAAGCGACAACAAGGCGCTTGTGAAGGAAATCGGCTACGAAGATTACCTGATTGAAAAAGGTATTATAAAGAAATAG